A portion of the Blastochloris tepida genome contains these proteins:
- a CDS encoding nucleoside deaminase, with amino-acid sequence MDIALEEARAAAGRGEVPIGCVIVKDGAVVARAGNRTLELKDPTAHAELLAIRAAACALGSERLIGCDLYVTLEPCPMCAAAISFARIRRLYYGAADPKGGAVDSGVRLYASPTCHHRPEVYCGLAEQDAAGLLRDFFRERR; translated from the coding sequence ATGGACATTGCGCTCGAAGAGGCGCGCGCGGCAGCAGGCCGCGGCGAGGTGCCGATCGGCTGCGTCATCGTCAAGGATGGCGCGGTGGTGGCGCGCGCCGGCAACCGCACGCTGGAGCTGAAGGATCCCACCGCTCACGCCGAATTGCTCGCCATCCGCGCCGCAGCCTGCGCGCTCGGCTCCGAGCGGCTGATCGGCTGCGACCTCTACGTGACGCTGGAGCCCTGCCCGATGTGCGCGGCAGCCATCTCGTTCGCCCGCATCCGGCGGCTCTATTATGGCGCCGCCGACCCCAAGGGCGGCGCGGTGGACAGCGGCGTGCGGCTCTATGCCAGCCCCACCTGCCACCACCGGCCGGAGGTCTATTGCGGCCTCGCCGAGCAGGACGCGGCCGGGCTGCTCCGCGATTTCTTCCGCGAGCGGCGGTGA
- a CDS encoding pseudouridine synthase gives MPRKPTDDGPRRPFSSSRGPRKGAPGRAGARFDDRPGDGFAKRPGAKAGAKPGFKSGAKPGFRKGPAKPGAGPERPPRDERPRSGSKTRTTLARPPRADLPAPVVKERERVAKVIARAGLGSRREIEEWIEAGRVAVNGQVLDSPAFTVAESDRIEVDGAPLPEKERTRLFLFHKPRGLVTTTDDPEGRPTVFDVLPAGLPRLVSVGRLDFNTEGLLLLTNDGGLARVLELPETGWLRRYRARAFGEVTQDQLDRLAEGVEVEGFQYGPIEAVLDREQGSNVWITVALREGKKREIRTVLGALGVHVNRLIRVSYGPFQLGELAEGAIEEIKTRVLRDQIGEQLAALAGADFDAPLRDYDEVKPARREPARKEPVRTERPARPERPERPARDRFEDRPECGERRGRPERSDRPLREPSNRRKPSIWRAAPEGEEVPKRRLPRRERAAIPPASEDTRPKRRGKTEDRKGRSILVERVGSPAPPPEASAMSAERARPFIRHGDNPPGDRPFKPRGDKPFRDRGEGGERPFRARSERPEGDRPFKPRGDRPFRDRGEGGERPFRARSERPEGDRPFKPRGDRPFRERGEGGERPFRTRSERPEGDRPFKPRGDRPFRDRGEGGERPFRARSERPEGDRPFKPRGDRPFRDRGEGGERPFRARGDRPEGDRPFKPRGDRPGGKFGGNKFGGKPGGARPGRPGGKPGFGKPGFDKPRGPRKPRPE, from the coding sequence ATGCCCCGCAAGCCGACGGACGATGGTCCGCGCCGCCCGTTTTCCTCATCTCGCGGCCCCCGCAAGGGGGCGCCCGGCCGCGCCGGCGCAAGGTTCGACGACAGGCCCGGCGACGGATTCGCCAAGAGGCCCGGCGCCAAGGCTGGCGCCAAGCCCGGCTTCAAGTCCGGAGCGAAGCCCGGCTTTCGCAAAGGGCCGGCGAAGCCCGGCGCGGGGCCGGAGCGGCCGCCGCGCGATGAGAGGCCCCGCAGCGGGTCGAAGACCCGGACCACGCTCGCCCGCCCGCCGCGCGCGGACCTGCCGGCGCCGGTGGTCAAGGAACGCGAGCGCGTCGCCAAGGTGATCGCCCGTGCCGGGCTCGGCTCGCGCCGCGAGATCGAGGAGTGGATCGAGGCCGGCCGGGTGGCGGTGAATGGCCAGGTGCTCGACAGCCCGGCCTTCACGGTCGCGGAGTCCGACCGCATCGAGGTCGATGGCGCGCCGCTGCCGGAGAAGGAGCGCACCCGCCTTTTTCTGTTCCACAAGCCGCGCGGCCTCGTCACCACCACGGACGACCCCGAGGGACGGCCGACGGTGTTCGACGTGCTGCCTGCCGGACTGCCGCGCCTCGTCAGCGTCGGCCGGCTCGACTTCAACACCGAGGGCCTGCTGCTGCTGACCAATGACGGCGGGCTGGCGCGCGTGCTGGAACTGCCGGAGACCGGCTGGCTGCGCCGCTACCGTGCGCGCGCCTTCGGCGAAGTGACGCAGGACCAGCTCGACCGGCTCGCCGAGGGCGTGGAGGTCGAGGGGTTCCAGTACGGCCCGATCGAGGCCGTGCTCGACCGCGAGCAGGGCTCGAACGTGTGGATCACGGTGGCGCTGCGCGAGGGCAAGAAGCGCGAGATCCGCACCGTGCTCGGCGCGCTCGGCGTCCACGTCAACCGGCTGATCCGCGTCTCCTACGGCCCGTTCCAGCTCGGCGAGCTGGCGGAAGGCGCGATCGAGGAGATCAAGACGCGGGTGCTGCGCGACCAGATCGGCGAGCAGCTCGCGGCGCTGGCCGGCGCCGATTTCGACGCGCCGCTGCGCGACTATGACGAGGTCAAGCCTGCCCGCAGGGAACCGGCTCGCAAGGAGCCCGTCCGGACCGAGCGTCCCGCACGCCCAGAGCGGCCCGAACGGCCGGCGCGCGACCGCTTCGAGGACCGCCCCGAATGTGGTGAACGGCGCGGGCGCCCCGAGCGGAGCGATCGGCCGCTGCGCGAGCCGTCCAATCGCCGCAAGCCCAGCATCTGGCGCGCCGCGCCGGAGGGCGAGGAGGTGCCGAAGCGGCGGCTGCCGCGGCGCGAACGCGCCGCCATTCCGCCGGCCTCCGAGGACACGCGGCCGAAGCGCCGCGGCAAGACCGAGGACCGCAAGGGCCGTTCGATCCTGGTCGAGCGGGTCGGCTCGCCGGCACCGCCGCCCGAGGCGTCGGCAATGTCCGCCGAGCGCGCGCGCCCGTTCATCCGGCACGGTGACAACCCGCCGGGAGATCGTCCGTTCAAGCCGCGGGGCGACAAGCCTTTCCGCGATCGCGGCGAGGGCGGCGAGCGTCCGTTCCGTGCCCGCAGCGAGCGGCCCGAGGGCGACCGGCCGTTCAAGCCGCGTGGCGACCGGCCGTTCCGCGATCGGGGCGAGGGCGGTGAGCGTCCGTTCCGTGCCCGCAGCGAGCGGCCCGAGGGCGACCGTCCGTTCAAGCCGCGTGGCGACCGGCCGTTCCGCGAACGGGGCGAGGGTGGCGAGCGTCCGTTCCGTACCCGCAGCGAGCGGCCCGAGGGGGATCGTCCGTTCAAGCCGCGCGGCGACCGGCCGTTCCGCGACCGGGGCGAGGGCGGCGAGCGTCCGTTCCGCGCCCGCAGCGAGCGTCCCGAGGGCGATCGTCCGTTCAAGCCACGGGGTGACCGGCCGTTCCGGGATCGGGGCGAAGGCGGCGAGCGTCCGTTCCGTGCCCGCGGCGATCGTCCCGAGGGCGACCGCCCGTTCAAGCCGCGTGGCGACCGTCCGGGCGGCAAGTTCGGTGGCAACAAGTTCGGCGGCAAGCCGGGGGGAGCGCGACCGGGCCGCCCCGGCGGCAAACCTGGCTTCGGCAAGCCCGGCTTCGACAAGCCGCGCGGTCCGCGCAAGCCGCGGCCGGAGTAG
- the rsmD gene encoding 16S rRNA (guanine(966)-N(2))-methyltransferase RsmD, translating to MRIVGGRFKGRALASPKSHDIRPTADRLRESLFNVLAHAYGDVCEGARVLDLFAGTGALGLEALSRGARFAAFVDDGAEARGLIRANIDALGLAGMTRVLRRDATKLGPAAPFEPFTLVFCDPPYRRGLAEVALAGARDGGWLAPEALVVVEEAAEAGFTAPEGFAELERRSYGESEVTVLQHTGA from the coding sequence ATGCGCATCGTCGGAGGGCGGTTCAAGGGCCGCGCGCTGGCGAGCCCGAAATCGCACGACATCCGGCCGACCGCCGACCGGCTGCGCGAGAGCCTGTTCAACGTCCTGGCCCACGCCTATGGCGACGTGTGCGAGGGGGCGCGGGTGCTGGACCTCTTCGCCGGCACCGGGGCGCTGGGGCTGGAGGCGCTGTCGCGCGGGGCGCGCTTTGCCGCCTTCGTCGATGACGGCGCCGAGGCGCGCGGGCTGATCCGCGCCAATATCGATGCGTTGGGGCTCGCCGGCATGACGCGGGTGCTGCGCCGCGACGCCACGAAGCTCGGCCCCGCTGCGCCGTTCGAGCCGTTCACGCTGGTGTTCTGCGATCCGCCCTACCGCCGGGGCCTTGCCGAAGTCGCTCTCGCTGGCGCCCGCGACGGCGGCTGGCTCGCGCCCGAGGCGCTGGTGGTGGTGGAGGAGGCGGCCGAGGCCGGCTTCACCGCGCCCGAGGGCTTCGCCGAACTGGAGCGCCGAAGCTATGGCGAGAGCGAGGTGACGGTGCTGCAGCACACGGGCGCTTGA
- a CDS encoding type II toxin-antitoxin system PemK/MazF family toxin, giving the protein MSEQVRPEPKRFEVWQVALDPTIGSEISKVRPCVVISPDQMNAVLATVIVAPLTSTHKRWPSRVVVEFGGRTGDIALDHIRSVDKQRLRRRLGTLDPAVAGEMLETLVTMFQA; this is encoded by the coding sequence GTGAGCGAACAGGTGCGACCCGAGCCGAAACGGTTCGAGGTCTGGCAGGTCGCACTCGATCCGACAATCGGATCGGAGATCAGCAAGGTTCGGCCTTGCGTGGTGATTTCGCCGGACCAGATGAACGCCGTCCTCGCCACCGTGATCGTGGCGCCCTTGACCAGCACGCACAAACGCTGGCCGAGCCGGGTCGTGGTCGAGTTCGGCGGCAGGACCGGCGATATTGCGCTCGATCATATCCGCTCGGTCGACAAGCAGCGGCTGCGGCGCCGGTTGGGAACGCTCGATCCGGCAGTTGCCGGTGAGATGCTGGAGACGCTTGTCACGATGTTCCAAGCGTAG
- a CDS encoding AbrB/MazE/SpoVT family DNA-binding domain-containing protein — protein MRTSLVRIGNSKGVRIPKAIRDQLGFTDAVEMTVRGGELVLSPVTHPRAGWEEAFRADPPRPDDENPWAGAGSLTEFDDKDWTW, from the coding sequence ATGCGGACCAGTCTCGTCAGGATCGGCAATTCCAAGGGCGTACGGATCCCCAAGGCGATCCGCGACCAGCTCGGCTTCACCGACGCGGTCGAGATGACCGTACGCGGCGGCGAATTGGTGCTGAGCCCGGTCACCCACCCCCGCGCCGGCTGGGAGGAGGCGTTCCGGGCCGACCCGCCGCGGCCCGACGACGAAAATCCCTGGGCCGGGGCCGGCAGCCTGACCGAGTTCGACGACAAGGACTGGACGTGGTGA
- the mutL gene encoding DNA mismatch repair endonuclease MutL: MPVRLLPPVVIDRIAAGEVVERPASVVKELVENALDAGSSRIEVVVDGGGRRLIRVADDGIGMAPSDLELAVERHATSKLTAESDLLAIATLGFRGEALPSIGAVAKLLIASRTQGGEAHQIEVVAGRKSALRPAALTAGTRVEVRDLFFATPARLKFLKSERAESSAAADVVKRLAMSRPDIGFTLVTEERDPVTYAARGHDIAARLARVGDILGPEFRANAVPVSAEKEGVRLAGVAGLPAVARGNALSQYLFVNGRPVKDKLLLGALRAAYADLVPAGRFAAAALWLELDPREVDVNVHPAKTEVRFRDAGLVRGLLVSGLRAALHGESHRSAAAPARPFQTLRPMSPPRPAGIAGWRPETSPAAPPGLCEPRQAAFADLAPSADARAGQAAPANEPAGHPLGAARAQLHTTYIIAETEGGLVIVDQHAAHERLVYERMKRQLANGGIARQMLLVPAVIEMDPDDAARLAARAEVLAGFGLVLEGFGPGAVMVREVPALLGEADVVKMVRDLADHLAEWDDALPLERRLLHVAATMACHGSVRAGRRLKPEEMNALLREMETTPNAGQCNHGRPTYVTLSLADIERLFGRR; encoded by the coding sequence ATGCCGGTCCGCCTGCTGCCTCCCGTCGTGATCGACCGCATCGCCGCTGGCGAGGTGGTCGAGCGGCCGGCCTCCGTGGTCAAGGAACTGGTCGAGAATGCGCTCGATGCCGGCTCAAGCCGCATCGAGGTGGTGGTGGATGGCGGCGGGCGCCGCCTCATCCGGGTTGCCGATGACGGCATCGGCATGGCGCCCTCCGACCTCGAACTCGCGGTCGAGCGCCATGCCACCTCCAAGCTCACCGCCGAATCCGACCTGCTCGCCATCGCCACGCTCGGCTTTCGCGGCGAGGCGCTGCCCTCGATCGGCGCGGTGGCGAAACTCTTGATCGCCTCGCGCACCCAGGGCGGCGAGGCCCATCAGATCGAGGTGGTGGCCGGACGGAAATCCGCCCTCAGGCCGGCAGCGCTCACCGCCGGCACCCGCGTCGAGGTGCGCGACCTGTTCTTCGCCACGCCGGCGCGGCTGAAGTTCCTCAAGAGCGAGCGCGCCGAGAGTTCGGCAGCCGCCGACGTCGTCAAGCGGCTGGCCATGAGCCGGCCGGACATCGGCTTCACGCTGGTCACCGAAGAGCGCGACCCCGTCACCTATGCCGCGCGCGGCCACGACATCGCCGCCCGCCTCGCCCGCGTCGGCGACATCTTGGGCCCCGAGTTCCGCGCCAACGCCGTGCCGGTGTCGGCCGAGAAGGAGGGCGTGAGGCTTGCCGGCGTCGCCGGCCTGCCGGCGGTGGCCCGCGGCAATGCGCTGTCGCAATATCTGTTCGTCAATGGCCGGCCGGTGAAGGACAAGCTGCTGCTCGGCGCGCTGCGCGCGGCCTATGCCGACCTCGTGCCGGCCGGCCGCTTCGCCGCCGCCGCGCTGTGGCTGGAACTCGACCCGCGCGAGGTCGACGTCAACGTCCACCCCGCCAAGACCGAGGTGCGCTTCCGCGACGCCGGGCTGGTGCGCGGGCTCTTGGTCTCGGGCCTGCGCGCCGCACTGCACGGCGAAAGCCACCGCTCGGCTGCCGCCCCCGCCCGGCCGTTCCAGACGCTGAGGCCAATGAGCCCGCCGCGTCCCGCCGGCATCGCCGGCTGGCGGCCGGAGACCTCGCCGGCCGCACCTCCCGGACTGTGCGAACCGCGGCAGGCGGCGTTCGCGGACCTTGCGCCCTCGGCCGATGCCCGCGCCGGCCAAGCCGCACCAGCCAACGAGCCGGCGGGCCACCCGCTCGGCGCCGCCCGCGCCCAGCTTCACACCACCTACATCATCGCCGAGACCGAGGGTGGCCTCGTCATCGTCGACCAGCACGCCGCCCATGAGCGCCTCGTCTATGAGCGCATGAAGCGACAGCTCGCCAATGGCGGCATCGCCCGCCAGATGCTGCTGGTGCCGGCGGTGATCGAGATGGACCCCGACGACGCGGCAAGGCTCGCGGCGCGGGCCGAAGTGCTGGCCGGCTTCGGGCTGGTGCTGGAGGGTTTCGGCCCCGGCGCGGTGATGGTGCGCGAGGTGCCGGCGCTGCTCGGCGAAGCCGACGTGGTGAAGATGGTGCGCGACCTCGCCGACCACCTCGCCGAATGGGACGACGCGCTGCCGCTGGAGCGGCGCCTCCTGCACGTCGCCGCCACCATGGCCTGCCATGGCTCGGTGCGCGCCGGCCGCCGCCTCAAGCCGGAGGAGATGAACGCGCTGCTGCGCGAGATGGAGACCACCCCGAACGCCGGCCAGTGCAATCACGGCCGGCCGACCTATGTCACGCTGTCGCTGGCCGACATCGAGCGGCTGTTCGGGCGGCGATAA
- a CDS encoding MDR family oxidoreductase, producing the protein MTFKAIRVDKTDGGQTVGLVDFDEAELMDGDVTVRITHSTVNYKDGLALTGKAPVVRRWPMIPGIDFAGEVEASSHPDWKPGNAVILNGWGVGETHLGGFAEKARVKGDWLVPLPESLSAAEAMAIGTAGFTAMLSVMALERQRLSPDRGPVIVTGAAGGVGSVAIALLAKLGWHVVASTGRLNEADYLKELGAAEVIDRAELAGAPRPLAKERWAAGIDTVGSTPLANMLSMIRYGGSVAACGLAAGMDLPTSVAPFILRGVSLLGIDSVMCPGPRRREGWARLAADLDRAKLAAMTRTIGLKDVEAAGRDILAGHVRGRLVVEIG; encoded by the coding sequence ATGACCTTCAAGGCAATCCGGGTGGACAAGACCGATGGCGGCCAGACGGTCGGCCTCGTCGATTTCGACGAGGCCGAGCTGATGGATGGCGACGTGACGGTGCGCATCACCCACTCGACGGTGAACTACAAGGACGGGCTGGCGCTGACCGGCAAGGCGCCGGTGGTGCGGCGCTGGCCGATGATCCCCGGCATCGACTTCGCCGGCGAGGTCGAGGCCTCCTCGCACCCGGACTGGAAGCCTGGCAATGCGGTGATTCTGAATGGCTGGGGCGTCGGCGAGACGCATCTCGGCGGCTTTGCCGAGAAGGCCCGCGTCAAGGGCGACTGGCTGGTGCCGCTGCCCGAGAGCCTGAGCGCGGCCGAGGCTATGGCCATCGGCACCGCCGGCTTCACCGCCATGCTGAGCGTGATGGCGCTGGAGCGCCAGCGGCTGTCGCCCGACCGCGGCCCGGTGATCGTGACGGGGGCGGCCGGCGGCGTCGGCTCGGTGGCGATCGCGCTGCTCGCCAAGCTCGGCTGGCATGTCGTCGCCTCGACTGGGCGCCTCAATGAGGCGGACTACCTCAAGGAGCTCGGCGCCGCCGAGGTGATCGACCGCGCGGAGCTCGCCGGCGCCCCCCGCCCGCTCGCCAAGGAGCGCTGGGCCGCCGGCATCGATACCGTCGGCTCCACCCCGCTCGCCAACATGCTGTCGATGATCCGCTATGGCGGTTCGGTGGCAGCCTGCGGGCTCGCCGCCGGCATGGACCTCCCCACCTCGGTGGCGCCGTTCATCCTGCGCGGCGTGTCGCTGCTCGGCATCGATTCGGTGATGTGCCCCGGCCCGCGCCGCCGCGAGGGGTGGGCGCGGCTCGCCGCCGACCTCGACCGCGCCAAGCTCGCGGCCATGACCCGCACCATCGGGCTCAAGGATGTCGAGGCAGCCGGCCGCGACATCCTCGCCGGGCACGTCCGCGGCCGGCTGGTGGTCGAGATCGGGTGA